The sequence AGTCGAAGTTGTAAAGCTGATAATCGCCGTTTTTGTAGAGCACCAAAATCTGATCGTCTCCTTGAAATTCACCAAGGAACTTACCACGACCATCTGAATTCAGACGCAGCACATCGTGATCGAACCAGATTTTTCGTCCTCCTAAAGTTGATACACCTTTCTCCTTCAGGACGATTTTGTGCAATTCGAATTTGGAAAGAATATTCCCCATGGCGGCCCGTCCCTTAATCGCCAACTCGCCCATGTCGACTTCAAACATCAGGCGTTTTAAGCGGGCTTTCGGTTTTAGCGTCACTTTCAGTACTTCGGCTTCTCCGTTCGGGTTGGCGCTGAAGTAGCAAATTCTCGATCCGGCAGTTCCCTGCGTTACATCATATTCTTTGTCGCGCGTAACGCCAGTTACGGCAAAGCGCTTCATGTAGTAATTACCGGCCTTTCCGTCGCGATAAACCACATTATAAATGGTACGCTTGTCATTCTTTTTGAACACCGCCAGGTGCTGAATATTTTTACCGATAAAGGCTTTATCCGACACCTTGGTGATGAAATAAGTTCCGTCCTTCCGGAAGACGATAATGTCGTCGATATCCGAACAATCGCAAACATATTCGGCTTTCCGCAGGCTGGTTCCCATGAAACCTTCCTCGTAATCGACATACAATTTTTCGTTGGCAACAACCACCTTGGTTGCTACAATATTTTCGAAATTCCGAAGCTCGGTTTTCCGCTCTTTTCCTTTTCCGTATTTGGCTTTTATCCGCTCGTAATATTCAATACTGAAAGGAATAATGTTTTCGATGTTTTTGTTGATTTCTGCGATCTCATCTTCAATCGACTGAATATGATCGTTCGCCTTGTCGGTGTTGAATTTCAAAATTCGCGCCATGCGAATCTCCATCAACTTCAAAATATCTTCGCGGGCAACTTCGCGGATCAGCTTCGGCTTCCAGGGTTCCAGGCGTTTATCAATGTGGGCAATCGCCTCATCCATGTTCTCCGCCTGTTCAAATTCTTTATCCTTGTAAATCCGCTCTTCGATGAAGATTTTCTCCAACGAGGCAAAATGCAGCGCATCCTGCAATTCACTCTTCCTAATCTCAAGTTCCAGCTTCAACAGCGCAACCGTCTGGTTCGTGTTTCGCCTCAGGATATCGCTAACTCCCAGGAAAAGCGGCTTATCGTTTTCAATGATGCAAGAGTTGGGCGAAATCGACACCTCGCAGTCGGTAAATGCGTAAAGGGCGTCGATGGTTTTATCGGAAGAAACACCCGGTGCCAGGTGCACCAGAATTTCTACTTTGTCCGACGTATTATCGTCGATATGTTTGATCTTGATCTTATTCTTTTCGTTCGCCTTGATGATGGACTCGATGAGCGTGCTCGTTGTTTTCCCAAAGGGCAGTTCGGTAATCACCAAAGTTTTGTTGTCCTGCTTTTCAATTTTAGCACGAACTTTAACGGCACCGCCACGCAGCCCGTTATTGTATTTAGCCACATCAACCGAACCTCCCGTTGGGAAGTCGGGATACAATTCAAACTCTTCCTCATTCAGGTGTGCAATCGACGCGTCGATCAGTTCGATGAAGTTGTGGGGCAATATTTTCGATGCCAAGCCAACAGCGATCCCTTCAACACCTTGTGCCAGCAGCAAAGGGAATTTCACAGGCAGCGTCACAGGTTCCCGGTTTCGGCCATCGTACGACAACTTCCACTGGGTCGTCTTCGGGTTGAAAACAACGTCGAGGGCAAACTTCGATAAACGCGCTTCAATATAACGCGGTGCAGCCGAACCATCACCCGTCAGGATGTTTCCCCAGTTTCCCTGGGTATCCACCAACAGGTCTTTTTGCCCCAATTGCACTAAGGCGTCACCGATCGACGCATCACCGTGCGGGTGATACATCATGGTTTGCCCGATGATGTTCGCTACCTTGTTGTAACGTCCGTCATCCATTTCGCGCATGGCATGTAAAATCCGTCGCTGTACCGGTTTCAGTCCGTCGTTAACATACGGAACCGCCCGCTCCAGAATTACATACGAAGCATAATCGAGGAACCAGTTTTGGTACATCCCCGACAAATACGTAATGTTGTCTCCCTTTTCAGAACCCGCTTGATCTGCTTTGATATCCTCTTCGCTCACCTTAATTGCATTTATGTGTTGCTATTAAACTTCGTCCTTTTCCACATACAGGTTTCCTATAATGAATTCCTGTCGCTCCGGCGTATTTTTCCCCATGTAAAATTCCAGCATTTGCGACACCGACTCGTGTTTCTTCATCAGCACCGGCTCCAAACGGATGTCGGGCCCAATGAAGTTTTTAAACTCGTCGGGCGAGATTTCACCCAACCCCTTAAATCGGGTAATCTCCGCTGCCTTGCCACACTCTGCAATGGCCGAAACGCGTTCCTCGTCCGAATAGCAATAAAATGTTTTCTTTTTGTTGCGTACCCGGAATAGCGGAGTTTGCAGAATGTATAAATGCCCTTTTTTAACCACTTCAGGGAAAAATTGTAAAAAGAATGTAATCAACAACAGGCGAATGTGCATACCGTCCACATCGGCATCGGTTGCAATAATCACTTTGTTGTAACGAAGGTCATCCATGCTTTCCTCGATGTTCAAAGCTGCTTGTAACAGGTTGAATTCTTCGTTTTCGTAAACCACCTTTTTGGTCAGGCCAAAGGTGTTCAAAGGCTTTCCTTTCAAACTGAAAACCGCTTGTGTGTTCACATCGCGCGACTTGGTAATCGAACCACTGGCCGAGTCACCCTCAGTAATGAAAATGCTCGATTCCGCTTTATTGTCTTTCGTTGAATTGAAATGAACCCGGCAATCGCGCAGTTTGCGGTTGTGGAGGCTCACCTTTTTAGCACGCTGCTTCGCCAGCTTCTTAATTCCGGAGATGGCCTTGCGCTCGCGCTCCGACTCCTGTATACGGCGCAACAACACCTCGGCAACATCGCCATTTTTGTGCAGGTAGTTGTCCAGCTCTTTGCTCACAAAGTTGACCACATGGTTACGAACTGTCGGACCATCGGGACCAATATCCCGTGAGCCCAACTTGGTTTTCGTCTGCGACTCGAATACAGGCTCTTCAACCTTAATACTGATCGCTGCTATGATAGACGCCCGAATGTCGGACGGATCAAAATCTTTTTTGTAGAAATCGCGGATGGTTTTCACGATTGCTTCGCGGAAAGCAACCAGGTGCGTACCCCCTTGCGTGGTGTGCTGACCGTTGACAAACGAATAATAATCTTCGCCATACTGATTGCCGTGAGTCAATGCAAGCTCAATGTCTTCCCCTTTCAGGTGAATAACCGGATAAAGTGGTTCTGAGTCGAGGTTTTCCTCCAGCAAGTCCTTCAACCCGTTCTTACTTTGATAGCGCTCGCCATTGCAATAAATCACCAGGCCCGCATTCAGGAACGAGTAATTCTTCATCATGTTTTCCACGTAATCGGCGCGGAAGCGATAATTGCGGAAAATATCGCCATCGGGAACAAAGCTCACCTCGGTACCATTGGGCTGCTCGGTAGTTGTAACTTCTTTCTCTTCGACAACCTGTCCCATCGAGAAAATAATTTCCTTCACCTGCCCCTCACGAAAAGCTTTTATATTGAAAGTAGTAGAAAGCGCGTTCACGGCCTTGATACCAACACCGTTCAAACCCACCGACTTTTTAAAGACTTCAGAATCGTATTTGGCACCGGTATTCATCTTCGAGGCAACGTCCTTCAACTTACCCAGCGGAATACCCCGGCCGTAGTCGCGCACGCTGACCAGCTCGTTCGAAACCTTTACTTCGATTTTCTTCCCGAAGCCCATCATAAACTCGTCAATCGAGTTATCGAGGACTTCCTTCAACAGCACGTATATCCCGTCATCGCTGGCAGTACCGTCACCCAGTTTCCCGATGTACATCCCCGGTCTTTTCCGGATATGTTCTTGCCAGTCGAGCGTTTTAATTGATCCTTCGTCGTAGTTTGGAGTCATAGTGAAACAGATTTTGTCGCGAATATAAAGAAAGCAAAAGTGCGCAAATTTTGAAAGAATATGTCAATAACTCGCCTCAAACAGTTGAAAAAATTGGCACAAAAAAAGGGCAATGGTGCGTAACCAATTGCCCCCAAGCAACCAAGCCTGCTATGAATTAATTTTTCGACCAGGCACTAAACATCCAGTAATATTTCTCGGTTGATTTCACCATCTTGTTGACAAGGTCAACAGTAGAAACGTCGCCGGTTTCGTTCGCCTGATCCAGTACGTTTATCATTTGCGAAAGAATAATTTCGAAGTCGGATAAAATTTCCTCAACCATGCGCTCCGGTGCAGGAATTCCTTCCGGCTCAGCAATTCGTGAATAGTGCAAATAATCAGAAAGGCGAGCCATCGGGTTAGCTCCGAAAACGCGAGCACGTTCCGCCAAATCATCAATATTCACTTTTGCAAAATCGTAAAGCTCTTCGAATTTCTCGTGTAAATCAAAAAAGTCTTTCCCGGTTACATTCCAGTGGAAGTTTCTCAATTTTTGATAATGCACGTGATAGCTTGCGATCAGCACATTCATGCGATTGACCAACTCCTTTGATTTCTCTGTTTGATAACCTAATCTGCTTACTGTTTTCTCTGTTGTTTCCATATCATTATTTATTTTGAATGTTATTGTATTCGTGAGGAAACAATGGGAAAAGCATTCCAAAATCAGGCGCAACCAAAGCAATTCAGCTTAAACTCTGAAATTCAGAAAAATAAAAAGATTGAGCTTTGAAAAAGACATTCAATCGCAAGTAGAAGCAGCTCCACAACTGTGGAAAAAGGAAGACAAACAAGGTTAAAAACGATTGACAAGTGTTGAATCCACTACCGCGAGAAAGCAGAAAAGAGCGACAACAAGCCATGCAACAAAACA is a genomic window of Mangrovibacterium diazotrophicum containing:
- a CDS encoding DNA gyrase/topoisomerase IV subunit A, with translation MSEEDIKADQAGSEKGDNITYLSGMYQNWFLDYASYVILERAVPYVNDGLKPVQRRILHAMREMDDGRYNKVANIIGQTMMYHPHGDASIGDALVQLGQKDLLVDTQGNWGNILTGDGSAAPRYIEARLSKFALDVVFNPKTTQWKLSYDGRNREPVTLPVKFPLLLAQGVEGIAVGLASKILPHNFIELIDASIAHLNEEEFELYPDFPTGGSVDVAKYNNGLRGGAVKVRAKIEKQDNKTLVITELPFGKTTSTLIESIIKANEKNKIKIKHIDDNTSDKVEILVHLAPGVSSDKTIDALYAFTDCEVSISPNSCIIENDKPLFLGVSDILRRNTNQTVALLKLELEIRKSELQDALHFASLEKIFIEERIYKDKEFEQAENMDEAIAHIDKRLEPWKPKLIREVAREDILKLMEIRMARILKFNTDKANDHIQSIEDEIAEINKNIENIIPFSIEYYERIKAKYGKGKERKTELRNFENIVATKVVVANEKLYVDYEEGFMGTSLRKAEYVCDCSDIDDIIVFRKDGTYFITKVSDKAFIGKNIQHLAVFKKNDKRTIYNVVYRDGKAGNYYMKRFAVTGVTRDKEYDVTQGTAGSRICYFSANPNGEAEVLKVTLKPKARLKRLMFEVDMGELAIKGRAAMGNILSKFELHKIVLKEKGVSTLGGRKIWFDHDVLRLNSDGRGKFLGEFQGDDQILVLYKNGDYQLYNFDLSNHFDQDILIIEKFDHEKVLSVVYFDAEQEFYYVKRFQIDDVQGKRVGFVGDHPNNKLVSITWVHYPRLEITFGGKNAQRENEIIEVSEFIGVKSHKARGKRLTNYEVENITELEPIVKDEDEHEIPDEEPEEVDTEDVPFEVNRKKKDDEEDDKNQMSLF
- a CDS encoding DNA topoisomerase IV subunit B, with amino-acid sequence MTPNYDEGSIKTLDWQEHIRKRPGMYIGKLGDGTASDDGIYVLLKEVLDNSIDEFMMGFGKKIEVKVSNELVSVRDYGRGIPLGKLKDVASKMNTGAKYDSEVFKKSVGLNGVGIKAVNALSTTFNIKAFREGQVKEIIFSMGQVVEEKEVTTTEQPNGTEVSFVPDGDIFRNYRFRADYVENMMKNYSFLNAGLVIYCNGERYQSKNGLKDLLEENLDSEPLYPVIHLKGEDIELALTHGNQYGEDYYSFVNGQHTTQGGTHLVAFREAIVKTIRDFYKKDFDPSDIRASIIAAISIKVEEPVFESQTKTKLGSRDIGPDGPTVRNHVVNFVSKELDNYLHKNGDVAEVLLRRIQESERERKAISGIKKLAKQRAKKVSLHNRKLRDCRVHFNSTKDNKAESSIFITEGDSASGSITKSRDVNTQAVFSLKGKPLNTFGLTKKVVYENEEFNLLQAALNIEESMDDLRYNKVIIATDADVDGMHIRLLLITFFLQFFPEVVKKGHLYILQTPLFRVRNKKKTFYCYSDEERVSAIAECGKAAEITRFKGLGEISPDEFKNFIGPDIRLEPVLMKKHESVSQMLEFYMGKNTPERQEFIIGNLYVEKDEV
- a CDS encoding Dps family protein, which gives rise to METTEKTVSRLGYQTEKSKELVNRMNVLIASYHVHYQKLRNFHWNVTGKDFFDLHEKFEELYDFAKVNIDDLAERARVFGANPMARLSDYLHYSRIAEPEGIPAPERMVEEILSDFEIILSQMINVLDQANETGDVSTVDLVNKMVKSTEKYYWMFSAWSKN